A window of the Xiashengella succiniciproducens genome harbors these coding sequences:
- a CDS encoding endonuclease/exonuclease/phosphatase family protein, translated as MNFKLLLNILLAFLLVSLTSCPGEDEKYGGREALVVSYNVENLFDTVDDPAINDEEFLPNSAKKWSQDKYENKIRNIGLVISRIASEYRAPAMIGLCEVENRGVLENLVNSDVLKEFNYGIVHYDSPDARGIDVALLYRPGEFELIDSHKYSLELTDPQSGQKFATRDQLVVKGLLLGDKVHVIVNHWPARRSSDAGNNSPFREKAAQLTRWIVDSLLQEDPEARIMVMGDFNDDPTDESIVDILRAVKTPNPAEGELFNPMAGMFESGQGSLPYNGQWNLFDQIILSPAFLNKGEGSVYYHTAAVFKREFLLQQSGDYKGYTWRTYVGNNYHGGFSDHLPVFVIFRKN; from the coding sequence ATGAATTTTAAACTATTGCTCAACATTTTGTTGGCATTTTTGCTGGTATCCCTGACCTCTTGCCCGGGAGAAGATGAGAAGTATGGTGGCAGGGAAGCCCTGGTAGTTTCCTACAACGTCGAGAACCTCTTTGATACAGTAGATGACCCCGCGATCAATGACGAGGAGTTCTTGCCAAACAGTGCGAAGAAGTGGTCTCAGGACAAGTATGAGAACAAGATTAGGAATATTGGTCTGGTGATTTCGCGTATAGCAAGCGAGTACAGGGCACCTGCGATGATTGGCTTGTGTGAGGTTGAAAACAGAGGCGTACTGGAAAACCTTGTCAACTCAGATGTTCTGAAAGAATTCAACTATGGTATCGTTCATTACGACTCACCCGATGCCAGAGGTATCGATGTAGCATTGCTATACAGGCCTGGGGAATTCGAACTTATTGATAGTCACAAATACAGCCTTGAGCTGACTGACCCACAGAGCGGACAAAAATTTGCTACCCGCGACCAGCTTGTAGTGAAGGGATTGCTGCTTGGTGACAAAGTGCATGTGATTGTCAACCACTGGCCAGCACGCAGGAGTTCGGATGCAGGCAATAACTCCCCATTCAGGGAAAAAGCAGCACAACTTACCAGATGGATTGTCGACTCACTGTTACAGGAAGATCCCGAAGCCAGGATTATGGTGATGGGTGACTTCAACGACGACCCCACCGACGAGAGCATCGTTGACATCCTGAGAGCCGTAAAGACTCCAAACCCAGCTGAGGGCGAACTCTTCAACCCTATGGCCGGCATGTTTGAGAGCGGTCAGGGCAGCTTGCCTTACAATGGACAGTGGAACCTATTTGACCAGATCATACTCAGTCCTGCCTTCCTCAACAAGGGAGAAGGCAGCGTGTATTACCACACAGCAGCTGTATTCAAACGAGAATTTTTGTTGCAGCAAAGCGGAGATTACAAGGGTTACACATGGCGTACCTATGTAGGAAACAATTATCATGGCGGTTTTAGCGACCACCTGCCTGTGTTTGTAATATTCAGGAAGAACTAG
- the nadD gene encoding nicotinate (nicotinamide) nucleotide adenylyltransferase produces MKKTGILSGSFNPPHIGHLAIANYMLEYEGLDELWFIVSPHNPLKDAGSLVPEDQRLKMVQIAIRDEPRFHASDIEFTLPRPSYTINTLDTLSQRYPDREFYLIMGSDNLLLLDRWKEHERLVSTYKILVYPRPGYPTGDISNPNIRIVEAPLLDISSTVIRESFRQGRKLRYWLPDGLFDHIVAKNIYSRTE; encoded by the coding sequence ATGAAAAAGACCGGAATATTATCAGGCTCTTTCAATCCCCCTCATATCGGGCATCTGGCAATTGCAAACTACATGCTCGAATACGAGGGACTCGACGAACTGTGGTTTATCGTAAGTCCGCATAACCCACTTAAGGACGCTGGATCGCTGGTCCCCGAGGACCAGCGTCTGAAGATGGTGCAGATAGCCATCAGAGACGAGCCGCGTTTCCACGCAAGTGATATTGAATTTACTTTACCCCGCCCCTCTTATACAATCAACACCCTTGACACCCTTTCCCAAAGGTACCCCGACCGTGAATTTTACCTTATCATGGGATCAGACAACCTCCTGCTCCTTGACAGATGGAAGGAGCACGAAAGGCTGGTAAGTACATACAAGATTCTGGTTTATCCGCGTCCGGGCTATCCCACTGGTGACATCAGCAATCCAAATATCAGGATTGTTGAAGCGCCACTATTGGATATTTCATCAACAGTGATCAGGGAGTCGTTCAGGCAAGGCAGGAAACTTAGGTACTGGCTACCGGATGGTCTATTCGATCATATTGTTGCAAAAAACATATATAGCAGGACAGAATAA
- the gmk gene encoding guanylate kinase, with translation MSGGKLIIFSAPSGSGKTTIVKHLLAKGLNLSFSISATSRSPRGNEQDGVDYYFLDKDTFRERIDKGDFLEWEEVYSGVYYGTLKSEVERIFNSGSNVIFDVDVVGGVNIKKYYGDKALSVFIKAPSVEELRKRLEGRGTDSAETIAKRIAKAEQELEYAPLFDKIIVNDDLTKACLETEDLVRDFLK, from the coding sequence ATGTCTGGAGGAAAGCTGATAATATTCTCTGCCCCCTCAGGATCGGGCAAGACAACTATAGTCAAACACCTGCTGGCGAAGGGGCTCAACCTTTCCTTCAGCATATCAGCAACATCACGCAGTCCTCGTGGTAACGAGCAGGATGGGGTGGACTACTATTTTCTGGACAAGGACACATTCAGGGAAAGAATTGACAAAGGCGATTTCCTTGAGTGGGAAGAAGTCTATTCAGGAGTTTATTACGGCACCCTGAAAAGTGAGGTTGAAAGAATATTCAACTCCGGTAGCAATGTAATCTTTGACGTTGATGTAGTGGGTGGCGTCAATATCAAGAAGTACTATGGCGACAAGGCCCTCTCGGTCTTTATCAAGGCGCCATCTGTAGAGGAACTGCGCAAGAGGCTTGAAGGCAGAGGTACCGACTCTGCCGAGACCATAGCCAAACGTATCGCAAAGGCTGAGCAGGAACTAGAATATGCACCCCTCTTCGACAAGATCATAGTCAATGATGACCTTACAAAGGCTTGTCTGGAAACTGAAGACCTGGTCAGGGACTTTCTTAAATGA
- a CDS encoding YicC/YloC family endoribonuclease has product MIRSMTGFGKYTCELPDKKVDIEIKSLNSKQLDLNMRMPQIYRDREFDIRNLFAAEVQRGKVDLTITVESAVPDKIPQINEQIFEHYYKRLKSIAENLGINESTDFIRTILYLPETMKVEQNQVDEDEWRVVRHGILEALEAMKQFRIQEGAALYEDIMHRIDLIESLSQEVEKYEKSRIDRIRGRIRESLDELADRTIDQNRFEQELIYYLEKLDVTEEKVRLRNHIAYFRETIAEDDQVGKKLGFITQEIGREINTLGSKANDSDIQKLVIQMKDELEKIKEQLLNVL; this is encoded by the coding sequence ATGATAAGATCAATGACAGGTTTCGGCAAGTACACCTGTGAACTACCGGACAAGAAAGTCGATATTGAGATAAAGTCTCTGAACAGCAAACAGCTTGACCTCAACATGAGAATGCCCCAGATTTACAGGGACAGGGAATTTGATATCCGCAACCTTTTTGCTGCAGAAGTTCAACGAGGCAAGGTAGATCTTACGATTACTGTTGAGTCGGCTGTACCCGACAAGATTCCTCAGATTAATGAGCAGATCTTCGAACATTATTATAAGCGACTCAAGTCGATAGCTGAAAACCTGGGCATCAACGAAAGCACCGACTTTATCCGCACCATACTATACCTTCCCGAGACAATGAAGGTTGAGCAAAACCAGGTTGACGAGGACGAATGGAGAGTTGTAAGACACGGCATCCTCGAGGCACTTGAAGCCATGAAGCAGTTTCGTATCCAGGAAGGCGCAGCCCTCTATGAAGATATTATGCACCGCATAGACCTGATCGAGAGCCTCAGTCAGGAAGTAGAAAAATACGAGAAATCCAGGATCGACAGGATCAGGGGCAGAATCAGGGAATCGCTTGACGAACTTGCGGATCGCACCATTGACCAAAATCGTTTCGAGCAGGAACTTATATACTACCTCGAAAAACTCGATGTTACCGAGGAGAAGGTAAGACTCAGAAACCATATCGCATATTTTAGGGAAACCATAGCCGAGGATGATCAGGTCGGCAAGAAACTTGGCTTCATTACCCAGGAGATTGGCAGGGAGATCAATACCCTCGGCTCCAAGGCCAACGACAGCGATATCCAGAAACTGGTAATCCAGATGAAGGATGAGCTCGAGAAGATCAAAGAACAATTGCTAAACGTATTGTAA